From Malaciobacter mytili LMG 24559:
AATCAATAACTTTTACATCCAAAACAAATCCCTTTGAATCAATTTTAAAAGCAAGCTGAACAAAACCTTCTTCTCTTCTTATTTTTGCACGTCTAGGATACCTAGGATTAACTCTATTTAGAGTTGTTAGCATATTTGCATCAAGTAAATTAGAACCTAATTCAATTTTTGCACCAGCTAAAGAACTAATAGAAGAAATATCAATATTTCTATTTATCTCTAAAGGCTTAATTTTTACATTTTTATCAAGTTCTTTATTTAAATTTGTTTTTATTTCAAGTTTTTTTGGTTCTATTTTTTTTATTGGTTCTTTAGGTTTTACTCTATTTTTTTTCTCAATATTTGTATCTTTTTTATCTCTTAAATATACCAACTCTATAGGATTGGTATTTTTTTGTATTACTTTACTATCAGAAGTAATCATCTCTTGCATTAAAAAAAAGATTGAAATAGAGATAATAAAAGATAAACAAACTGCTATTAATAATCTCATTTTCTAGTTCTTTAATGTTGAAATAGAGATATTTGTAATACCTGCTAGTCTAACTTGATCCATCACTTTTACTAAAACACCAGTTTTTGCATCTTTATCTGATTGAACAACTACGCTATTTTGTGAATTTGAAGCTTTAAGTCTTTCAATATTTGACCTTACTGCTCTTAAATCAACCATTCTTTTATCAATCCAAATTTCATCATTGTTTTTAATAGCTATTAAAATATTTGCATTTGATTTTTGCTGACTTGTTTTGGCACTTGGTCTATTTACATCAATCCCTGCTTCTTTTACAAAAGAAGTAGTTACAATAAAAAATATAAGCATTATAAAAACCACATCAAGCATAGGCGTTAGGTTTATTTCTGTTTCTTCTTTATTGTTTTTATGTGAAAATCTTCTCATTTATAAAACCTTTGATATTTCTAAATATAACTTATCTGTATGGTATTTAATTGAAAGTTCTAGTTTTTTTTCAAATAAAATTCCACTTAAGGCAACTACCATTCCAGCCATTGTTGGAATAGTAGCCATTGATACACCATTTGCCATTGATTTTACATTGCTTGTTCCATTTATTGCCATTACATCAAACACTTCAATCATACCTGTAACAGTTCCTAAAAGTCCCACTAAAGGACAAACTATAATTAGAGTCTTTATAAAACTAAGACCTGATTTTAGTTTAATATTTGAATCTTCTATTAGATATTTTTTTATCTCTTCTTTAAACTTTTTACTAAAAGAAGCCTCTTTTAACTCGTTTATTAAAGAGTTTTTATATTTTTTATATTCAAAACTAATATAAATATATCTTTCAATTAATAGTGTCCATAAAAATAGGGCAATACCAAATACTATGTATAAAACAAAGCCTCCTTTATCAAAGAAGCCAAATAGGTTATCTAAATATATATCAATCATTTTGTTTTAAAGTTTTTGCTAACATTCCAATACTTTGTTCTTCTAAAATAGATACAATATTCTCAGATTTTGAAGAGATATATGTATATGCAAAAAGTAAAGGAATAGCTGTAATTAGACCTAAAACAGTAGTAATTAGTGCTGTTGAAATCCCACCAGCCATAAGTTTAGGGTCACCTGTACCAAAAAGTGTAATAGCTTGAAAAGTTGCTATCATTCCTGTAACAGTTCCTAAAAGTCCAAGAAGTGGAGTAACTGCTGCAAGAAGTTTTACAAAGCTTTGACCTTTTTTAATATTATTTGTCTCTTTTAATATTTCTTCACCAATTTTAATCTCTAAGTTGCTTAT
This genomic window contains:
- a CDS encoding energy transducer TonB; this translates as MRLLIAVCLSFIISISIFFLMQEMITSDSKVIQKNTNPIELVYLRDKKDTNIEKKNRVKPKEPIKKIEPKKLEIKTNLNKELDKNVKIKPLEINRNIDISSISSLAGAKIELGSNLLDANMLTTLNRVNPRYPRRAKIRREEGFVQLAFKIDSKGFVLDVKVIDSKPKGVFEEESINAIKKWRFKPSKDDIEGTFKNATITFNFRLVQ
- a CDS encoding ExbD/TolR family protein — protein: MRRFSHKNNKEETEINLTPMLDVVFIMLIFFIVTTSFVKEAGIDVNRPSAKTSQQKSNANILIAIKNNDEIWIDKRMVDLRAVRSNIERLKASNSQNSVVVQSDKDAKTGVLVKVMDQVRLAGITNISISTLKN
- a CDS encoding MotA/TolQ/ExbB proton channel family protein, with the protein product MIDIYLDNLFGFFDKGGFVLYIVFGIALFLWTLLIERYIYISFEYKKYKNSLINELKEASFSKKFKEEIKKYLIEDSNIKLKSGLSFIKTLIIVCPLVGLLGTVTGMIEVFDVMAINGTSNVKSMANGVSMATIPTMAGMVVALSGILFEKKLELSIKYHTDKLYLEISKVL